Proteins found in one Mucilaginibacter gracilis genomic segment:
- a CDS encoding outer membrane beta-barrel protein: MIKLTFTVIFVLILQLTFAQVSINGKITNDTQKPLQFVTVSLLQNNNKVSLAISDSNGNYQFKKVVEGIYALNYKFIAYKDTTVKVAVNADTTINVQLRRSSQLLSEVVIKAQKPVFERQIDRFRFNVGQTDLVQGNNVWDILEKTPLVQATEDGAIAISGNSGAVVYINNKKKVLSGSALKSYLSGLPSDNLEAIEVITTPPSRYEAEGGAGIINIVTKKNKEEGLIGSASLSTRQTAVNSEAGSLYLNERSGKWNLYSTVYMGNRSRKPLTNRDILYPESFAGAVMERNISSVNRYTELYPGASFGTDYQLSANHVIGMLLDFSGNIHKETRNALTRDFYPVTDSLTQTVNQDQINSQTYALNMNYQGKLDATGKILSVDYDALAYRSGNTSNSTNTELNPFTGGTINDLDIFRTTSPQHINNQSIKADIDWPLRDKKGTLSFGGKASFSKINNTFLFENLANGAIWIADAHQSNQFLYQENINALYGNFNYKLNTVWSYQVGLRLENTIAKGWLENNEVVSRNYTNLFPTAFLKLATKTEGAYVLAVTSRITRPGYWDLNPFRTYTTDKAYFAGNPLLKPVKYYREELSHSLNEQWGTLTFQLAGTQIIGEIYSLPYNLGDTIINQKTNYGNRYSHSLTASYNNQFKPWWRFSGTALVNYVLTKGTYANNIAINNQTVALTLSTNQTFTISKKAGLTSTLILNNSFPGTIVNTRIGNRLETEIRLRKTTGPFGISLSAQDWFKSNKDRFDYTLGALHVKDSYYNDTRSIALALSYNFGKQSVKDKRDRDTGSQDVKGRLI, encoded by the coding sequence ATGATCAAACTAACCTTCACCGTCATTTTTGTTCTAATTTTACAACTCACTTTTGCTCAGGTCAGCATAAATGGTAAAATCACTAATGATACTCAAAAGCCCCTGCAATTTGTTACTGTTAGCTTATTACAAAATAACAATAAGGTTAGCCTCGCTATTTCGGATAGCAACGGCAATTACCAGTTTAAGAAAGTAGTTGAGGGCATTTATGCTTTGAATTATAAATTTATCGCTTATAAGGATACTACGGTGAAGGTTGCTGTTAACGCAGACACCACAATTAACGTGCAGCTAAGAAGATCCTCTCAGCTGCTATCGGAAGTTGTTATAAAGGCACAGAAACCCGTTTTTGAAAGGCAAATAGACCGCTTCCGGTTTAATGTCGGTCAAACAGATTTAGTTCAGGGCAATAATGTGTGGGATATACTCGAAAAAACACCGTTGGTGCAAGCTACTGAAGACGGCGCTATCGCAATTAGTGGGAATAGCGGGGCAGTAGTTTACATTAACAATAAAAAGAAGGTATTATCCGGTAGTGCTTTAAAATCTTACCTAAGTGGTTTACCTTCCGATAACCTGGAAGCCATCGAAGTGATCACAACTCCTCCAAGCCGTTACGAAGCCGAAGGGGGGGCAGGCATCATCAATATCGTTACCAAAAAGAATAAGGAAGAAGGGTTGATCGGTAGTGCATCTTTGAGTACCCGTCAAACAGCAGTTAATTCTGAGGCCGGCAGCCTTTATCTTAATGAACGTTCAGGAAAGTGGAATTTATATTCCACAGTATATATGGGTAATCGCAGCCGTAAGCCTTTAACAAACCGTGATATTCTATATCCTGAAAGTTTTGCTGGTGCAGTTATGGAACGAAACATAAGCTCTGTAAACCGGTACACCGAACTTTACCCGGGCGCCAGTTTTGGTACAGACTATCAGCTTTCTGCGAACCATGTAATAGGTATGCTATTAGATTTTTCCGGCAACATCCATAAGGAAACCCGAAATGCCTTGACCCGGGACTTTTACCCAGTAACAGATTCATTAACCCAAACCGTAAACCAAGATCAGATTAACTCACAAACCTATGCGCTCAACATGAACTATCAGGGCAAATTGGATGCTACAGGCAAAATATTAAGTGTAGATTACGACGCTTTAGCTTACCGCTCAGGTAATACCTCTAATAGTACAAATACCGAATTAAACCCGTTCACAGGCGGCACTATCAATGATCTGGATATTTTTAGAACTACATCACCGCAGCACATCAATAATCAATCAATTAAAGCTGATATAGATTGGCCGCTGCGCGATAAAAAAGGTACGCTCAGTTTCGGCGGCAAGGCCTCCTTTTCCAAAATTAATAATACTTTCTTATTTGAAAACTTAGCAAATGGCGCTATTTGGATAGCTGATGCCCATCAGAGTAACCAGTTCTTGTATCAGGAAAACATTAACGCGCTTTATGGCAACTTTAATTATAAACTGAATACGGTATGGTCATACCAGGTTGGCTTAAGGCTGGAAAATACGATTGCCAAAGGTTGGCTTGAAAATAACGAGGTGGTTTCCCGCAACTATACAAATCTTTTCCCCACGGCCTTTTTAAAACTGGCTACAAAAACCGAAGGCGCGTATGTGCTTGCTGTCACCAGCCGAATTACCCGGCCTGGCTATTGGGACTTAAACCCTTTCCGTACCTATACCACAGACAAAGCTTATTTTGCAGGCAATCCATTGCTGAAACCGGTGAAATATTATCGTGAGGAACTAAGTCACAGCCTGAATGAGCAATGGGGCACACTTACCTTTCAATTGGCCGGCACCCAAATAATAGGTGAAATTTACTCGCTTCCTTATAACTTGGGCGATACGATCATCAATCAAAAAACCAACTATGGTAACCGTTACAGCCATTCGTTAACGGCCAGCTACAATAATCAGTTTAAACCATGGTGGCGCTTTTCGGGAACTGCCTTGGTTAATTACGTGCTGACTAAAGGAACTTACGCTAACAATATTGCAATTAACAATCAAACGGTTGCGCTAACGCTGTCTACTAATCAAACATTTACTATCTCCAAAAAAGCAGGATTAACCAGCACATTAATATTGAACAACTCTTTTCCTGGTACTATCGTTAACACGCGCATTGGTAACCGGCTGGAGACCGAAATACGGCTGAGAAAGACAACCGGCCCTTTTGGAATCTCCCTTTCCGCTCAGGATTGGTTTAAGAGTAACAAAGATCGGTTCGACTATACGCTTGGTGCTTTACATGTTAAGGATAGTTATTATAATGATACGCGAAGCATTGCATTGGCGCTTAGTTACAATTTTGGCAAACAGTCTGTCAAGGACAAGCGCGACAGAGATACCGGCTCTCAAGATGTAAAAGGAAGATTAATTTAG
- a CDS encoding FecR family protein: MESQETLFIRFIRNECTREEIEALLAQFNSGDNESVLREIILEQLKNEEDIPGLQLPDLSEKEELIYAALLPHLKEKRLVRLWPRIAAAASIIIALSFGGYFLTHKKQPQPTLNLAKNDVAPGGNKAILTLSNGKQISLTDAGKGKLAQQNNTTINKTADGQIVYNQTASPSTKQVQIAYNTITTPRGGKYNLVLADGTIATLDAASSIKYPVAFTGSERKVEITGQVYFEVVHNASKPFRVVVKGETIEDLGTHFNINAYDDEPAIVTTLVEGSIKVNKDGQSVLLKPGQEALATHSLHKILVRKANIQQAIAWKDGLFRFDQTELKTLMRQVSRWYNLNVVYQGSVVNDEFDGQIPRDVKLSQLLKILASNQVHFEIENNGTTKTLIIKP; the protein is encoded by the coding sequence ATGGAATCTCAAGAAACACTTTTTATACGGTTCATCAGGAATGAATGCACCCGGGAAGAAATCGAGGCATTATTAGCACAATTTAACAGTGGCGATAATGAATCGGTATTGCGGGAAATAATTCTGGAACAATTAAAGAATGAAGAAGATATACCGGGCCTGCAACTACCTGACTTGTCGGAAAAGGAAGAATTGATTTATGCGGCTTTATTACCGCATTTAAAAGAAAAGCGTCTGGTTCGCTTGTGGCCTCGAATTGCGGCGGCCGCTTCAATTATAATTGCGTTATCATTTGGGGGATATTTTTTAACACATAAAAAACAACCTCAACCTACACTGAACCTTGCTAAAAATGACGTTGCCCCTGGTGGCAACAAAGCCATTCTTACTTTATCTAATGGTAAGCAAATTAGCCTAACCGATGCTGGCAAGGGTAAATTGGCGCAGCAAAATAATACAACAATTAATAAGACAGCCGATGGCCAAATAGTTTATAACCAAACCGCTTCGCCATCAACAAAACAGGTGCAAATAGCTTACAATACCATAACCACCCCGCGCGGAGGGAAATATAACCTGGTGCTGGCTGATGGGACCATAGCGACTTTAGACGCTGCGTCTTCAATCAAATATCCGGTGGCTTTTACCGGCAGTGAACGTAAAGTGGAAATCACCGGCCAGGTTTATTTTGAAGTGGTTCATAATGCTTCCAAACCTTTCCGTGTAGTAGTAAAAGGTGAAACTATTGAAGATTTAGGTACGCATTTTAATATTAATGCTTATGATGATGAACCAGCCATAGTAACAACTCTTGTCGAAGGTAGTATCAAAGTGAATAAAGACGGCCAAAGTGTCTTGTTGAAGCCTGGACAAGAAGCTTTAGCGACTCATTCTCTTCATAAAATATTGGTGCGCAAGGCGAATATTCAACAGGCCATTGCCTGGAAAGATGGATTGTTCCGTTTTGATCAAACCGAGTTAAAAACCTTGATGCGGCAGGTTTCCCGCTGGTACAATCTTAACGTGGTTTACCAGGGCAGTGTAGTCAATGATGAATTTGACGGACAAATTCCACGGGATGTTAAGCTATCTCAATTGTTGAAAATATTAGCATCGAACCAAGTACATTTCGAGATTGAAAATAATGGAACGACTAAAACATTAATCATAAAACCTTAA
- a CDS encoding PIN domain-containing protein → MYKFIILDTNIYRQLGTHFYDHIDYKSLKDYSYASGSELVVPLTVLNEYLDFYQNEVLGKAINEIQRGYDKLKKLDKFTKIKTPELKKRADTQLSFIRRKLLETNKLSRKNDLLNEADLLDFLIENKQEGKKDNTRDYLIWLNAISFAVVHEDYHVMLISDDKIFTENEHFQHLKQKYKVKNISIYKNIPAYLSEYGFNSPLLTGELILEHIPVEVIKQELLDDKNSIPSHISRFYYDTIREFKLEKFAIEGIRIESFYAHKETKSDDVDIIAHIQVKVNMVFEPEHDMEALRNYLERSRLENLFDLDTFDQQGRPIFDDEILFLFTLSYSDKDNKITSADFIDFFPDDYKSKRIAKMIT, encoded by the coding sequence ATGTATAAATTCATTATTCTCGATACTAATATTTACCGCCAGTTAGGCACTCATTTTTATGACCACATCGATTATAAAAGTCTAAAGGATTACTCCTATGCTTCAGGGTCAGAATTGGTAGTGCCATTAACGGTTCTGAATGAATATTTGGATTTCTATCAAAATGAAGTCCTGGGGAAGGCTATTAACGAGATACAGCGTGGATATGATAAACTCAAAAAGCTGGATAAGTTCACAAAGATAAAAACACCCGAGCTTAAAAAACGTGCCGACACTCAGCTGAGTTTCATTCGACGAAAGCTCTTAGAAACCAATAAACTATCAAGAAAGAACGATCTTTTAAATGAAGCAGATTTATTGGATTTTTTGATAGAGAATAAGCAGGAGGGGAAAAAAGATAATACCAGGGATTATTTGATTTGGCTTAATGCCATATCTTTTGCAGTAGTTCACGAAGACTATCATGTGATGTTGATTTCTGACGATAAGATCTTTACAGAAAATGAACATTTTCAGCACCTGAAACAAAAATACAAGGTCAAGAATATCAGCATCTATAAAAACATTCCGGCCTATCTTAGTGAATACGGATTTAACTCACCGCTTTTAACAGGTGAATTAATATTGGAGCATATACCAGTCGAAGTAATAAAGCAAGAATTACTCGATGATAAAAATTCTATTCCAAGCCACATCAGCCGGTTTTATTATGATACCATCCGGGAATTCAAACTTGAAAAATTCGCTATTGAAGGAATAAGAATTGAATCCTTTTACGCACATAAGGAGACCAAATCCGACGATGTTGACATTATCGCTCATATCCAAGTTAAAGTAAATATGGTATTTGAACCTGAGCATGATATGGAAGCTTTAAGAAACTATCTTGAACGCAGTAGATTGGAAAACCTATTTGATTTAGACACGTTCGACCAACAGGGCAGGCCGATATTTGACGATGAGATTCTATTTTTATTTACGCTCAGCTATTCCGATAAAGACAACAAAATAACATCCGCGGATTTTATTGACTTTTTTCCAGACGATTACAAGTCAAAAAGAATAGCTAAGATGATTACATAA
- a CDS encoding phage integrase SAM-like domain and Arm DNA-binding domain-containing protein, with translation MAINTTNNTFGVAFYLKKQKTTQAGKLPIYARMTVNGKRIEISVKRSIEEHNWNATKGMAKGSREGTVKVNKYLDQFKAGIIDSYQQLLLQKKFITAELLKEKVTGSDQAEFTICKLMEYHNSDQGQLLEPGTMKNYYTTQKYIKEFIKERFKTSDKYLSELSYKFITDFEYYLRNRTPEKGQKRLNNNGLMKHIERFCKMINLAVRLEWIDRDPFHAYQLKFDKVEREYLTKDELAGIEAKKFNIVRLQVVLSPQIFFFSL, from the coding sequence ATGGCAATAAATACGACAAACAACACCTTCGGCGTTGCTTTTTACCTTAAAAAGCAAAAGACCACCCAAGCGGGAAAATTACCGATTTATGCCCGCATGACAGTAAACGGCAAGCGTATCGAAATTTCTGTTAAACGTTCTATTGAGGAACATAACTGGAACGCTACTAAAGGAATGGCAAAGGGAAGCCGGGAAGGAACCGTTAAAGTGAATAAGTACCTTGACCAATTTAAGGCCGGAATTATTGACAGCTACCAACAGCTTTTATTGCAGAAAAAATTTATCACCGCAGAACTCTTAAAAGAAAAGGTTACCGGGAGCGATCAGGCCGAGTTTACAATCTGTAAATTGATGGAGTATCATAATTCAGATCAAGGGCAGTTATTGGAGCCAGGCACGATGAAAAACTATTATACTACGCAGAAGTATATTAAAGAGTTCATCAAAGAGCGCTTTAAAACCAGCGATAAATACCTATCAGAATTAAGCTATAAGTTTATTACGGACTTCGAGTACTACCTGCGCAACAGAACGCCGGAGAAAGGCCAAAAACGCCTAAATAACAATGGCCTGATGAAACACATTGAAAGGTTTTGCAAGATGATTAATCTTGCTGTAAGGCTGGAATGGATAGACCGCGACCCCTTTCACGCTTACCAGTTGAAGTTTGATAAGGTTGAACGGGAATACTTAACTAAAGACGAACTGGCAGGGATTGAAGCCAAGAAATTCAACATTGTACGGTTACAGGTAGTGCTATCACCACAAATTTTCTTTTTCAGTTTATGA
- a CDS encoding ISAs1 family transposase: protein MTTSLHNHFRWIPDPRTGNNKKHNLLEVIILSVLAVLCGAESWYEMEEFGKEKEDFLKQLLPLENGIPSHDTINRVFMLIDSALFEQCFRAWTAELSRGLEESGLSGEKELIAIDGKSICNSACKHQGLGALHLVSAWSGRNQLVLGQQKVDDKSNEITAIPALLSLLNIKGAVVSIDAMGTQKAIAEQIVESQGDYILALKQNQETLYEQVINQFNFKEDSYSQHLDKGHGRAEIRDCKVIHELNWVDEKENWKGIKTIIKITSERIIGDSHSIQDRYYISSLRADAAYFNQAIRAHWGIENQLHWQLDVGFGEDYNTTRNKQTAQNLAVVRKIALNILKADKTSKASLKAKRKMAGWNHKFLLSLQLIAKTNS from the coding sequence ATGACGACTTCACTTCACAATCATTTTAGATGGATACCTGATCCTCGTACAGGTAATAATAAGAAACACAATTTACTGGAAGTTATCATTTTGTCGGTATTGGCCGTTCTATGTGGTGCAGAAAGCTGGTACGAGATGGAAGAATTCGGGAAGGAGAAAGAAGATTTTTTAAAGCAGTTGCTGCCTCTTGAAAACGGCATACCCAGTCATGACACGATCAACCGGGTTTTTATGCTGATCGATTCGGCGCTTTTTGAACAGTGTTTTCGTGCCTGGACAGCGGAACTTAGCCGGGGTCTTGAGGAGTCGGGCCTGTCTGGCGAAAAGGAGTTGATCGCTATCGATGGAAAGAGCATCTGTAACAGCGCCTGCAAACACCAGGGGTTGGGGGCCTTGCATTTGGTAAGCGCCTGGTCGGGTCGTAACCAGTTGGTACTGGGGCAACAAAAAGTGGATGACAAGAGCAATGAGATTACGGCGATCCCAGCATTGTTATCGCTATTGAACATCAAAGGGGCGGTAGTAAGCATCGACGCAATGGGTACACAGAAAGCGATTGCTGAACAGATTGTCGAAAGCCAGGGCGATTATATCCTTGCTTTGAAACAGAACCAGGAAACACTTTATGAACAGGTAATCAATCAGTTCAACTTTAAAGAAGACAGTTACAGCCAGCACCTGGATAAGGGCCACGGGCGGGCGGAGATCAGAGACTGCAAAGTCATTCATGAACTTAACTGGGTTGACGAAAAGGAAAATTGGAAGGGAATAAAGACCATCATCAAAATAACCTCGGAAAGGATAATAGGTGACAGCCACTCCATACAAGACCGCTACTATATCTCCAGCCTCCGTGCTGATGCTGCCTATTTTAACCAAGCCATCCGCGCACATTGGGGCATTGAGAACCAATTGCACTGGCAGTTGGATGTCGGATTTGGCGAAGATTACAATACCACACGGAACAAACAGACCGCCCAAAACCTTGCCGTAGTCAGAAAGATAGCCCTAAATATCCTAAAAGCCGACAAAACCAGTAAGGCCAGCCTGAAAGCAAAAAGAAAAATGGCCGGGTGGAACCATAAATTTCTTCTTTCATTACAATTAATCGCTAAAACAAATTCCTAA
- a CDS encoding RNA polymerase sigma factor: MKLIDDSELPVLLEQLRQGEERAFNTIYKAYFKPLYRKVFSMIKDEMIADELIQDLFLKVWHKREEINPKQSFQAYLYTVANNLVFDYFRKIAKDKRLTARLLIHATDFYMHSDELLESKESMQLLLKAIDQLSPQRKLVFTCCKLEGKSYEEASKELGISVATVNSHMTQSLRTVREYILKNYDVAVVSVLVCSTITVTEHILYPHLL; encoded by the coding sequence ATGAAACTCATTGATGACTCGGAACTGCCTGTATTGCTGGAACAACTCCGGCAGGGTGAGGAACGGGCTTTCAATACTATTTATAAAGCCTATTTCAAGCCCCTGTACCGAAAGGTATTTTCGATGATCAAAGATGAAATGATTGCGGACGAACTCATTCAGGATCTTTTTTTAAAAGTTTGGCACAAAAGAGAAGAAATTAATCCCAAGCAATCTTTCCAGGCTTATTTATATACAGTGGCCAATAATCTGGTATTTGATTATTTCCGGAAAATTGCCAAAGACAAACGGCTTACCGCGCGCCTGCTTATCCATGCAACCGACTTTTATATGCACTCGGATGAGTTGCTGGAATCAAAAGAAAGTATGCAGTTATTGCTGAAAGCCATTGACCAACTGTCCCCACAACGTAAACTGGTTTTCACTTGCTGCAAACTGGAAGGAAAAAGCTATGAGGAGGCCAGCAAAGAGTTAGGCATTTCTGTAGCCACAGTTAACAGCCACATGACCCAATCCCTGCGTACCGTCAGGGAGTATATTTTGAAAAACTACGATGTTGCGGTGGTTTCCGTATTGGTTTGCTCCACTATTACAGTTACAGAACATATCCTGTATCCACACTTATTGTAA